A genomic stretch from Carassius auratus strain Wakin chromosome 35, ASM336829v1, whole genome shotgun sequence includes:
- the LOC113054578 gene encoding fibroblast growth factor receptor 1-A-like isoform X1 — MMKSWHLLLLWVILAQLPLAHSRPAVTEQGHATASSEDEDDDESSSEENKPSSSQELLPMAPHWAQPEKMEKKLHAVPASKTVKFRCQAEGNPMPKLRWLKNGKEFKRDQRIGGYKLREHMWTIIMESVVPSDKGNYTCLVENEYGSINHTYQLDVVERSPHRPILYAGLPANRTAVVGSDVEFVCKVFSDPQPHIQWLKHIHVNGSKLGPDGLPYVRILKTAGLNTTDKEMEVLQLRNVSFEDAGEYTCLAGNSIGISHHSAWLTVVKAPTTPSAVPSQSYLEVLIYCVGFFLIFLMVGIATIVKVHSSSKKSDFSSQLAVHKLAKSIPLRRQVSVESSSSLNSGVMLVRPSRLSSSGTPMLSGVSEYELPQDPCWEVPRERLVLGKPLGEGCFGQVVMGEAIGLDKDKPNRITKVAVKMLKSDATEKDLSDLISEMEMMKMIGKHKNIINLLGACTQDGPLYVIVEYASKGNLREYLRARRPHGMEYCYNPDQVPVESMCIKDLVSCAYQVARGMEYLASKKCIHRDLAARNVLVTEDNVMKIADFGLARDVHHIDYYKKTTNGRLPVKWMAPEALFDRIYTHQSDVWSFGVLLWEIFTLGGSPYPGVPVEELFKLLREGHRMDRPSACTQEIYLMMKDCWHAVPTQRPTFKQLVEDLDRTLSMISNQEYLDLSVPLEPMYSQVILNERSSTCSSEPDSVFLRESGPEEPCIPPTVSPQQNIRSFKKR; from the exons ATGATGAAGTCATGGCATTTGCTTCTCCTGTGGGTTATTCTAGCTCAGCTCCCCTTGGCCCACTCACGTCCCGCAGTAACCGAACAAG GTCACGCAACAGCGTCTTCCGAGGATGAGGACGACGATGAGTCATCGTCAGAAGAGAACAAGCCGTCAAGTAGCCAGGAGCTCTTAC CAATGGCACCTCATTGGGCCCAACCTGAAAAGATGGAAAAAAAGCTTCATGCCGTACCAGCCAGCAAAACGGTGAAATTCCGATGTCAGGCCGAGGGAAATCCGATGCCGAAACTACGCTGGCTTAAGAATGGAAAAGAGTTCAAAAGAGACCAGCGCATCGGGGGATACAAG CTGCGGGAACACATGTGGACAATAATCATGGAGTCCGTGGTGCCCTCAGACAAGGGCAACTACACGTGCCTGGTGGAGAACGAATATGGAAGCATTAATCACACCTATCAGCTGGACGTAGTGG AGCGATCGCCTCACAGGCCTATCCTGTACGCTGGTCTCCCTGCAAATCGAACAGCTGTGGTCGGCAGTGACGTAGAGTTTGTTTGCAAGGTCTTCAGCGATCCCCAGCCTCACATTCAGTGGCTCAAACACATACATGTGAACGGAAGCAAACTGGGACCTGATGGACTCCCCTACGTACGCATCCTAAAG ACGGCAGGCCTAAACACCACCGACAAGGAGATGGAGGTGCTCCAGTTGAGGAATGTGTCCTTTGAGGATGCTGGGGAGTATACTTGCTTGGCGGGCAATTCAATTGGGATCTCCCATCATTCAGCTTGGTTGACCGTTGTCAAAG CCCCAACCACTCCCTCTGCAGTCCCCAGTCAGTCCTACCTGGAGGTGCTGATCTACTGCGTTGGAttcttcctcatcttcctcatGGTAGGAATCGCCACCATCGTCAAAGTCCACAGCTCCTCCAAGAAGAGCGACTTCAGCAGCCAGCTGGCCGTCCATAAGCTGGCCAAAAGCATTCCTCTCCGCAGACAG GTGTCTGTGGAATCCAGTTCCTCTCTGAACTCTGGTGTGATGTTGGTCCGACCTTCACGGCTCTCCTCCAGCGGGACGCCCATGCTGTCAGGGGTGTCTGAGTACGAGCTGCCCCAGGACCCATGCTGGGAGGTGCCCCGAGAGAG GCTGGTACTTGGGAAACCTCTGGGTGAGGGCTGCTTTGGTCAGGTGGTGATGGGCGAAGCCATCGGACTGGACAAAGACAAGCCCAACCGCATAACTAAAGTTGCTGTGAAAATGCTGAAAT CTGATGCCACTGAGAAGGATCTGTCTGACCTCATCTCAGAGAtggagatgatgaagatgatcgGAAAACACAAGAACATCATCAACCTGCTCGGAGCTTGTACCCAGGATG GCCCTCTGTATGTCATCGTGGAATACGCCTCTAAAGGAAACCTGCGGGAATATCTGCGTGCCCGCCGGCCACATGGCATGGAGTACTGTTACAATCCTGACCAGGTGCCTGTGGAGAGCATGTGCATTAAAGACTTGGTCTCCTGTGCCTACCAGGTGGCTCGTGGCATGGAGTACCTGGCATCCAAAAAG tGTATCCACAGAGACTTGGCAGCACGCAATGTACTTGTTACAGAGGACAATGTAATGAAGATAGCAGACTTCGGTTTGGCCCGGGATGTTCATCACATAGATTACTACAAGAAGACTACAAAT GGCCGGCTGCCTGTCAAATGGATGGCACCTGAGGCTTTATTTGACAGGATTTACACTCATCAAAGTGACGT GTGGTCTTTCGGTGTTCTTCTGTGGGAGATATTCACTCTGGGGGGCTCGCCGTATCCAGGAGTGCCTGTGGAAGAGCTCTTCAAGCTACTGCGAGAAGGTCATCGCATGGACAGACCCTCAGCCTGCACTCAGGAGAT ataCCTGATGATGAAAGACTGCTGGCATGCAGTTCCCACACAGAGGCCAACTTTTAAACAGCTGGTAGAAGACCTTGATCGCACTCTGTCCATGATATCCAATCAG GAGTATCTGGACCTCTCCGTTCCCCTGGAGCCCATGTACTCTCAGGTCATCCTGAATGAACGGAGTTCCACCTGCTCCTCCGAGCCGGACTCAGTCTTTTTAAGAGAGTCTGGACCCGAAGAACCCTGCATCCCTCCGACAGTCTCCCCACAACAAAACATACGATCCTTCAAAAAACGCTGA
- the LOC113054578 gene encoding fibroblast growth factor receptor 1-A-like isoform X2: MMKSWHLLLLWVILAQLPLAHSRPAVTEQGHATASSEDEDDDESSSEENKPSSSQELLPMAPHWAQPEKMEKKLHAVPASKTVKFRCQAEGNPMPKLRWLKNGKEFKRDQRIGGYKLREHMWTIIMESVVPSDKGNYTCLVENEYGSINHTYQLDVVERSPHRPILYAGLPANRTAVVGSDVEFVCKVFSDPQPHIQWLKHIHVNGSKLGPDGLPYVRILKTAGLNTTDKEMEVLQLRNVSFEDAGEYTCLAGNSIGISHHSAWLTVVKVPSQSYLEVLIYCVGFFLIFLMVGIATIVKVHSSSKKSDFSSQLAVHKLAKSIPLRRQVSVESSSSLNSGVMLVRPSRLSSSGTPMLSGVSEYELPQDPCWEVPRERLVLGKPLGEGCFGQVVMGEAIGLDKDKPNRITKVAVKMLKSDATEKDLSDLISEMEMMKMIGKHKNIINLLGACTQDGPLYVIVEYASKGNLREYLRARRPHGMEYCYNPDQVPVESMCIKDLVSCAYQVARGMEYLASKKCIHRDLAARNVLVTEDNVMKIADFGLARDVHHIDYYKKTTNGRLPVKWMAPEALFDRIYTHQSDVWSFGVLLWEIFTLGGSPYPGVPVEELFKLLREGHRMDRPSACTQEIYLMMKDCWHAVPTQRPTFKQLVEDLDRTLSMISNQEYLDLSVPLEPMYSQVILNERSSTCSSEPDSVFLRESGPEEPCIPPTVSPQQNIRSFKKR; this comes from the exons ATGATGAAGTCATGGCATTTGCTTCTCCTGTGGGTTATTCTAGCTCAGCTCCCCTTGGCCCACTCACGTCCCGCAGTAACCGAACAAG GTCACGCAACAGCGTCTTCCGAGGATGAGGACGACGATGAGTCATCGTCAGAAGAGAACAAGCCGTCAAGTAGCCAGGAGCTCTTAC CAATGGCACCTCATTGGGCCCAACCTGAAAAGATGGAAAAAAAGCTTCATGCCGTACCAGCCAGCAAAACGGTGAAATTCCGATGTCAGGCCGAGGGAAATCCGATGCCGAAACTACGCTGGCTTAAGAATGGAAAAGAGTTCAAAAGAGACCAGCGCATCGGGGGATACAAG CTGCGGGAACACATGTGGACAATAATCATGGAGTCCGTGGTGCCCTCAGACAAGGGCAACTACACGTGCCTGGTGGAGAACGAATATGGAAGCATTAATCACACCTATCAGCTGGACGTAGTGG AGCGATCGCCTCACAGGCCTATCCTGTACGCTGGTCTCCCTGCAAATCGAACAGCTGTGGTCGGCAGTGACGTAGAGTTTGTTTGCAAGGTCTTCAGCGATCCCCAGCCTCACATTCAGTGGCTCAAACACATACATGTGAACGGAAGCAAACTGGGACCTGATGGACTCCCCTACGTACGCATCCTAAAG ACGGCAGGCCTAAACACCACCGACAAGGAGATGGAGGTGCTCCAGTTGAGGAATGTGTCCTTTGAGGATGCTGGGGAGTATACTTGCTTGGCGGGCAATTCAATTGGGATCTCCCATCATTCAGCTTGGTTGACCGTTGTCAAAG TCCCCAGTCAGTCCTACCTGGAGGTGCTGATCTACTGCGTTGGAttcttcctcatcttcctcatGGTAGGAATCGCCACCATCGTCAAAGTCCACAGCTCCTCCAAGAAGAGCGACTTCAGCAGCCAGCTGGCCGTCCATAAGCTGGCCAAAAGCATTCCTCTCCGCAGACAG GTGTCTGTGGAATCCAGTTCCTCTCTGAACTCTGGTGTGATGTTGGTCCGACCTTCACGGCTCTCCTCCAGCGGGACGCCCATGCTGTCAGGGGTGTCTGAGTACGAGCTGCCCCAGGACCCATGCTGGGAGGTGCCCCGAGAGAG GCTGGTACTTGGGAAACCTCTGGGTGAGGGCTGCTTTGGTCAGGTGGTGATGGGCGAAGCCATCGGACTGGACAAAGACAAGCCCAACCGCATAACTAAAGTTGCTGTGAAAATGCTGAAAT CTGATGCCACTGAGAAGGATCTGTCTGACCTCATCTCAGAGAtggagatgatgaagatgatcgGAAAACACAAGAACATCATCAACCTGCTCGGAGCTTGTACCCAGGATG GCCCTCTGTATGTCATCGTGGAATACGCCTCTAAAGGAAACCTGCGGGAATATCTGCGTGCCCGCCGGCCACATGGCATGGAGTACTGTTACAATCCTGACCAGGTGCCTGTGGAGAGCATGTGCATTAAAGACTTGGTCTCCTGTGCCTACCAGGTGGCTCGTGGCATGGAGTACCTGGCATCCAAAAAG tGTATCCACAGAGACTTGGCAGCACGCAATGTACTTGTTACAGAGGACAATGTAATGAAGATAGCAGACTTCGGTTTGGCCCGGGATGTTCATCACATAGATTACTACAAGAAGACTACAAAT GGCCGGCTGCCTGTCAAATGGATGGCACCTGAGGCTTTATTTGACAGGATTTACACTCATCAAAGTGACGT GTGGTCTTTCGGTGTTCTTCTGTGGGAGATATTCACTCTGGGGGGCTCGCCGTATCCAGGAGTGCCTGTGGAAGAGCTCTTCAAGCTACTGCGAGAAGGTCATCGCATGGACAGACCCTCAGCCTGCACTCAGGAGAT ataCCTGATGATGAAAGACTGCTGGCATGCAGTTCCCACACAGAGGCCAACTTTTAAACAGCTGGTAGAAGACCTTGATCGCACTCTGTCCATGATATCCAATCAG GAGTATCTGGACCTCTCCGTTCCCCTGGAGCCCATGTACTCTCAGGTCATCCTGAATGAACGGAGTTCCACCTGCTCCTCCGAGCCGGACTCAGTCTTTTTAAGAGAGTCTGGACCCGAAGAACCCTGCATCCCTCCGACAGTCTCCCCACAACAAAACATACGATCCTTCAAAAAACGCTGA
- the LOC113054861 gene encoding stanniocalcin-like produces MLLKSGFVLLLVLVASAFGTDQEPAQPRRARFSANSPTEVARCLNGALQVGCAAFACLENSTCDTDGMHDICNAFLHTAAIFNTEGKTFVKESITCIAKGITTKVFQTIKRCSTFQKMIAEVQEECYKKLDICEVAKSNPEAIGDVVQVPSHFPNRYYSTLLQSLMECDEDTVEVVRAGLVARLGPDMTTLFQLLQNKPCPPEPAAAGPSVIEGHTSFRWPPMFKIQPNLRNRDPTHLFAKKRSVDGSS; encoded by the exons ATGCTCCTGAAAAGCGGATTTGTTTTGCTCCTTGTTTTGGTGGCATCTGCATTTGGGACAGATCAAGAACCTGCACAACCTAGACGAGCACGATTCTCTGCCAACAGCCCCA CTGAGGTTGCCCGCTGTCTGAACGGAGCTCTGCAGGTGGGGTGTGCAGCGTTCGCATGTCTGGAGAATTCGACCTGCGACACTGACGGCATGCATGACATCTGCAACGCCTTCCTCCACACTGCTGCGATTTTTAATACAGAG ggtAAGACGTTTGTGAAAGAAAGCATCACGTGCATCGCCAAAGGTATCACCACTAAGGTCTTCCAGACCATCAAACGCTGCTCCACTTTCCAGAAGATGATTGCTGAAGTGCAGGAGGAATGCTACAAGAAGCTTGACATCTGCGAAGTGGCCAAATCCAATCCTGAGGCCATCGGGGACGTGGTCCAGGTGCCCAGCCACTTCCCAAACAG GTACTACAGCACACTTCTGCAGAGCTTGATGGAGTGTGATGAAGACACCGTGGAGGTGGTGCGAGCCGGGCTGGTGGCCAGACTGGGACCTGACATGACCACACTCTTCCAGCTGCTTCAAAACAAGCCCTGTCCACCTGAACCTGCCGCCGCTGGGCCTTCTGTGATCGAGGGCCACACCAGCTTCCGCTGGCCTCCCATGTTCAAGATCCAGCCCAACCTGCGCAACAGGGACCCCACGCACCTCTTCGCCAAGAAACGCTCAGTTGATGGAAGCTCTTAG